CTTAAATAAGTAGGCTTGACAGAAGTTTGATTAATGGGAAacttcaaatacaaaacaaatgtAAATCAGTTTTTTGatcaaattccataaaaaaGAGAACTGAACTAGCCAATAGGTTTCATAAAGCGCATTGATGAGAAAACCAACCCAGTTCCATACTGAGAAAAAgcaatcttttttctttttcaaaattcaatatgGATTTTATAGAGCTAGAACAAAATTGACTTTTtcaaattaatgaaataatGAAACTCACGTATATTCGGATTTTTTGGTGGGCACGGAGCTCCGACCCATACCACGGTTATCGAAGGCACAGACCTCGATGCCACCGCCACTAAAACCAGCCTCATTGTCACAGCCATCGGCGGCCCTcctttcatcatcatcattgggCGTAACGGACCCTGTCAGCCCCTGGATTTGTGGGCCCCATGAATCGTGAGTCCCCGCCAAACCTGACAATCCATTGCAAATTTATCAACAACCCAGAAAACTCCGACCAAAACTCAGTTCGTAAAATATCAAAAGTAAATATTGtataagaaaatattgaaTCTTGATAGGCGACCTATGATGAGGAGGACCTTGGTCGGTCCCTGACCGTAGGTTctatagaaaattttgattcCATTGTTGAGGTTGGCGTGGCCAGTGGCATTCTGCCGCGACCCGACCTCGCCATACGGCATCGTCTTGATGATGAACGAACAAGTGAAAAAGGTTTTAGAGAAAGGCTGGGAGGTCAGGCACTCTGCGTTTTGTTCAGATGCCGGAAACGAACATGAGAATTTGGCTATCCTTTGGGTCTGGGCGTATCCTCTAATATGGTCTAGAAGGTCGGCGGGAATACGTGGCAAAAAATGAGCGGTTGTTGCCATGTAGCGTAATAGTCCGCTAAGCCGGATGGGGTCAAAGTCAACAAACTCAGCCAATAAAAGTTGGGGAAGACACTAGGAAGCATGTGTatgcttttgtttatttatacttatttttttatttggggtGCGCGGTGGCATTGTTCACATTTTCACATCTACTTGTTAACTAATCTCATATTAAATTGTTACTTTAAGAACAATTCCTGGGTTCATTGTCACTTTCTTTAGACGAATTTCGTTTTGATGGGTCCTTTTTACCCGTATATCTTGCTAATCAATCATGTAATTAGACCCAAAAGCAAACAGTAATTAGGGgcattattaaataaatgatGCGAGTCAAACTAGAGACGCCTTTGGTTTTCAAAGCACGTATTCCAGAAGTTTGAATTCCCTTTGTCAACTCAATGACCTTTACCAATTGGCAACAGTGAAAACTAAACAGTGTTTAGATTAGATGCTAGTAATCTTAATTCTTGTGTATTTTTAATCTACACttgcatttttcataaaagCGCCTTATCAAGTGTTGTTGGACTTGTAGGTTTGTTGACAGAAAAACAGAAGTTTGGAACTTCAATCCAATTTTGGAACAAAGCGAAGGAGGAGTGTTTGGTCtgtggttttgtttttctcttgggATAATGAGTGGTTGGAAGGAAAATCGTGGCAGATATAAGGTGGTTGATGATGCTGCATAGGATGGTCGGTTTAGAGTGATGGTGACAAAGTCGAGCTTCCTTCGTTGTTCCTATCCAACAATAATATCTCACATGGCAAATGTGGTTCTATGATTTTGTATTATGTATCATGTGTGCGTCTTGGTTCTTGAACAGGATCCGGGCTTTAGAATCTGCACTAAGCAGCTTTCGTACAATTCTGAAAACCTAGTTTCAAACCGTAACGTTCACAAGAGGCGACAATCTACAAGTAGAAGGGAACACATGAAATAAAGATTGGTTACATACGCATGATTACATGGTTACATACATGTGCATAATTAATTACATCTTTTGTACAAAAAAACCAGTTCTGGTATTTACAGGATTAACAAATCTGAACAAGTTGATGCGTACGAAAAAAGTTACTAATCTCGTGTATCAATCCTATGTAACCCAGCCACATTACGAAGAGCAAATACCATTCAAGCAAGCTACCAACTGACAAGCATCAAGATTAAATAGTTGGAAACAACCACCCCATTGTCCATCCAAGGAGCAAACCGGCACCGGCAAGACCCAATCCCAGTGCAAAAGCAACAGCACCCTTGCTAATCTCATACCTTGGTCTGCCAATTCTCTTTCCAGCCCTGCGCTGGGCCTTCTTCATGTGCCTGCCTTTGTATGGGGACCATGGAAAGCAAGCTGGAAAGAGCCCGGAAATTGGTTCTTTTTTACTATTACGCTGGAGGCAGAAGTTTTCAAGTTGCAGCAATTGGAGCCACTGCTTGTAGGCAAAGAGTTGTGATGCCTGTTTCAAAAACAGAGTGATGATGTGCTCCTTCTCTGTATAGGCTTGCTGTGCTGCTTCCTCAGCTTTCCTTGCTCGCGTTTGAGAATGACACAAAGCTTCCAACAGCTCAGCTTTACTTCGATCATCTTCTGCGTTATTTTGGGTGGCAACCTCATCCTTGCTGATTGTACCGTAATCATTGTTTTGGCtggaaatgaaacaaattatatagcTTGTCAGAATTAAACTAAGCATTTAAGAAGAGCGATACAAAGAATATATTGTTCCTTTCATAAAAGAGGGAAAATAATATACAATTTAGATATTGATCCTCAATCCTCGTGACACTTAGATCATAAAGTTCTTTAATTGGTTTGCAATTTATATGAATGCTCTATGAATACCAAATGATAGTGGGCAACTGAAAAAGCTGTTGTAAAGTAAAAGATATACAAATACCTTGATGGACTGTCAGACTCATGTGTTGAGTGACCTGAAGTAAAGCTTCCCCATGTATAAGTGTCCATATTGGAGAAACCCAATTCAGCCATCTGATCAATTGATGAATTAGGGTCGAAAGCAGAAGGGCCCTTCCTACTATGCTTAATCTGGGGCCGTGGAAGATCACAATTCTCAATATGTTCAAGTGACTTCTGAGCAACCAAGGAAGCCAACTCATCTTTACCTGCAGAGCGCCACCATGGTTCAGTTTTCTCAGTTCCCACCCACTGGGATTCCAAACCAGAAGACAGTTTCTTGGGTTCTTCAGAGCTCAAGCAGTTGAAAGAATCCAAGTTCATGAGATGATCATCTGAATACCAAAACTCCCCCGGGTCCCTTTTCTTAGGCAATTGAGGATCATTACCAGTTTCTGCCTTGAGTTCTTGCATTCCCTTACTCTGGTCATTTTTTGAACAAGTGACAGAAACCTTGCATGGCTGCTCCACAAATGAATCAACAGTATTTTTTCTATCATTTTGATTTCTAATTACCCCGTTGCACTGATAATAGTCACTAATAATGGCAGGTTTATTAACAAATCCGGAGTTTAGATCTTCAAGTTCAGCCTCAAGAAGTTTTAGCTGTTCATACGTGAATTCCTTGTGAGGCCCAAAGTTGGGTTCCAGGTTCAACCACCACTTAGTGTTGGGTGCCAGTTCAGAACTTGGGTTATAAGACATGCAACCTGGTGTGAAGTGATCAATCCCTTCTGGAGCATTCTCAGGTGCACTATCAGATTCTGCttttgatgaagatgatgacggaaaggaagaaaatctTGGAGCGATCCTCACGTCTTCTTGCACAAAACGACAGTTTGCTCTACACTGCCATGCAGTTCGTGCTTCTGCTGCTGCCATGCCTTATCAATCTGCAGCAGATttacaaataacaaaatattaatCAGTTATAGTTTACAGTTAGGCACAACCGGTAAGGCATATAACCTGAATGCATAATTAGGAATTTGAAAGCTTTTaaccagaaaaaagaaatttgccCGAAGCAGAGAGAGACTCAAGTACTAACGCGCAATTCCATTATGTGGGCAAGAATCCCAAATCTCAACAAAATTAACAGAACTCTGATCCGAGAAAGGCAGGAACATTTAAAATAAGAATGAAGATACAAAATCAGAAGTAAGACAAAAGTAACAATATACAACCTCACAGAGACGATACAGGGAACAAAGAATTGATGTTATTGATGTAAATTTAAGACTCAACCCAGTAAAACTACAAGCTCAACCAGAAAAAAACACCTAAACTCACttgtatttaatattttaactgGGTCTAAaatcaaatccagattctacAAGGTGAAAAACAGGGCTCTGTGCTTCTGCTTCAAGTAATTGATAGAAAATCTCTATAAACGTAAAATATGCGATAGTATGATACGAACACAGAAGCGATAATCAAAATCTATAAATTCCAAGTCAGTTCATACTCCATCTATAATAGTTGAATATCAAAAATCAAGTTCCACGTTCTACAAACTGACAATTGGGCCCAGACAGCGCTTCAAATAACTGAAATACGTCTCAAGATTCCCACAGAAcctttaaattttgaaaaaactgaaatattGACACAATTAAAGCAATACCCAACTCAAATCATGCCATGAAATTGAGAAATCaaagagaaacaagaaaatatcTCAACCAGTTTCACCATCTTCTCCCAATAGatgctataaaaaaaaacagctttTACGGTTGAAAGATTCAATAGCATATAAACAATCACCTCATAACATACATCAAACACTGACTGACCAACAAACAAATATAAGCATATTCccatttcaaataaaaatcatgattCAAGCATTAACACCCCAACGTATTGAACAGAATCTgtaaaatctgaaaagaaagagaaaactaCCTTCAAAGGGAGGCGGGTACTCTGGATTTTGCATATGTTTTTGAGATCCAAAGACGCAGATACAGACACAGAGACCTCCTTCTTTATTGGCTCCTACATCACCGTTGATTGCTATAATAATGCAAGCGGTGATATCCTGTTTGATTTGAAGTGTAAAATATCCAAAAGAAAGACCAATTGGAAGTTAACCTTTTTCTGTTTCTATCCGGCAAAGGCTGAAAATCCGAACTTTGGGTGACACTTTTTTATGTGCTGAATGAAGTAGTACGTTGTGCTAAAGAGGTTGTACAGCAATGTGGAAAGTGTACCAGGCCTTATTTTTGGTGGGAAAATACACCTTCGTTGCCATAATTGGATGTGCAATTGCAATATCGCATCCCACCCATTCGCTTGATAGGGATATATATGTGACACTTGTCAAGTGTCACTTTGAAATGTTTCTTAGCAAATTGGCAATTTACAAATATGGGGCCAACCAACGCCCACCgagtttttttccttctctgaaataaacataaacaaaagatCTCACATCATTCTCCAACTGTAACTCGTACGTATTTTAGGACGCAAGTTCAAACTTGAACCCACCATATACGACATGTCATTTTAAAATAAGTAGTGTTGTTGTTTACTTTACGTCGTCTGGCCTGGTGCCTTCCGGTGCTGTCTTCCACTTATTGTCGTAACTCATAATGAAGAACACCGTAATTATTGTCGTTGACTTTAATGAACGATGCACGCCATAATTGCCGCAAAACGACATCgtttgaaatataaaaatttgtatttaaaaaataatcaagcGCAGAAcaaaacacaagtattgctgtTAATGTTGAATCCGTTGCTTGAATTTCATTCCAAGTGCAGACAATCTTTTCTGCAAAGGGAAAATTTCGTTTTTCCTCCCTAGTTTGTCTAAGTAGAATACAACTTTTTTCAGGGTTATCATAACCTCCTCACCCTCGGGgccaaactctctctcttggaTGCTCAAAACCCTCGTTAGCTGCTCCAGCAACTCTTCATCATCCTTCTTCAATCTAGTTTGGATTGACACCAAACAGTCGAGAGCCTCCGCTGCGAAATACATCACCATAACACATCAGATGAGGACCAAATGATCCTGTCATTTACTTGAccataaagaaaacaacaacatACCAACAGGAAGGGAATCTTTTCCAAATGCTTTTTCACGGATGTGCAAAGCCTCCAGGGCAAGCTGTTCAGCTTCTTCATCCCGCTTTAAATGGTAGAGAGTAACGGCAAGGTGCAGCATTGGGAATGTGATGGATTGATCATCAGGCCCCACTGTCTTTCCCATGATCTCCAAACTTGTCCTCAGCAAGCGCTCAGCCTCCACATAATTCTTCGACCTCGAATGGGACGTTGCAAGATTAATAAGATGTGTTGCTGAGCTCGGGTCCTCTTTACCTTTATATTTCTCAGTGATCATCAAACATTGCTCCAGTAGCTCTCGGCCTTCCTTCCCTCTGCAAGCATCCAAATTAATATGCTAAAAGAGAAAGGAGCAACTGTAGGCCGtaggcttttgttttttaatttcacatcAGCAGAAACTTACAATGTAAGAAGTAGAAAGATAAGGATACTTCTGAGACGATAATTAAGAACATCTACCAAGTGTACCAATCAGTAAAGAACATCACTAAACAACCCCCACTATTATGAAATTTGGAAATATAGGAAATTAACATCCAAACTTCCAATCACAATATTGAATTGAACTGTACCTTCCAACAGCATGAAGTAACTCTGCCAAATCTATCCTCATCTTCTCCATTATGCTGTCATCTAAAGCCATATAGTTGGAAGTTGTGATGACCTGGAGAGCTTTTCTATATAAAGAGATGGCTTCATTTGCATCTCCTGCAGCAAATTAGAGCATATGAACCCATACGTGAAACTGAGAAGCTATTCacagtgtgtgtgtgtgtgtgtgtgtgtgtgagagagagagagagagagagagagagagagagagagagagagagagagagagagagagagagagagagagagagattgcaTGATTACCCACTGCACACTTCACGTGTGCCAGAGAACACATGGCCAATCCAACTCTTCCATCATTCTCTCCGTATAACTTCTTGTAAATGTCAAAAATTCTACAAAAGGACAAGAAAGAATGAACTAAACCTGTTAAGATTCAGTCAGTGC
Above is a window of Prunus persica cultivar Lovell chromosome G2, Prunus_persica_NCBIv2, whole genome shotgun sequence DNA encoding:
- the LOC18784601 gene encoding nephrocystin-3 isoform X3, with amino-acid sequence MKDFERELQELFDEVKMMIMMGNQNDAIDLLQANYEAVKERMNAGVRGIEEAATIDIIALGYMAIGDVKFVNALLDMLNEVVDSLKDDEPLLDSVLVHMGSMYSTLGKFEKSMSAYRRAIGNMESIYGKNSVFLITPILGMAKVLSSIGRTSKAVEFYHRAISLLESSRGAESEDLVIPLFGVGSLLLKEGKPVEAESPFLRIFDIYKKLYGENDGRVGLAMCSLAHVKCAVGDANEAISLYRKALQVITTSNYMALDDSIMEKMRIDLAELLHAVGRGKEGRELLEQCLMITEKYKGKEDPSSATHLINLATSHSRSKNYVEAERLLRTSLEIMGKTVGPDDQSITFPMLHLAVTLYHLKRDEEAEQLALEALHIREKAFGKDSLPVAEALDCLVSIQTRLKKDDEELLEQLTRVLSIQEREFGPEGEEVMITLKKVVFYLDKLGRKNEIFPLQKRLSALGMKFKQRIQH
- the LOC18784712 gene encoding uncharacterized protein LOC18784712, translating into MAAAEARTAWQCRANCRFVQEDVRIAPRFSSFPSSSSSKAESDSAPENAPEGIDHFTPGCMSYNPSSELAPNTKWWLNLEPNFGPHKEFTYEQLKLLEAELEDLNSGFVNKPAIISDYYQCNGVIRNQNDRKNTVDSFVEQPCKVSVTCSKNDQSKGMQELKAETGNDPQLPKKRDPGEFWYSDDHLMNLDSFNCLSSEEPKKLSSGLESQWVGTEKTEPWWRSAGKDELASLVAQKSLEHIENCDLPRPQIKHSRKGPSAFDPNSSIDQMAELGFSNMDTYTWGSFTSGHSTHESDSPSSQNNDYGTISKDEVATQNNAEDDRSKAELLEALCHSQTRARKAEEAAQQAYTEKEHIITLFLKQASQLFAYKQWLQLLQLENFCLQRNSKKEPISGLFPACFPWSPYKGRHMKKAQRRAGKRIGRPRYEISKGAVAFALGLGLAGAGLLLGWTMGWLFPTI